One genomic segment of Desulfovibrio sp. UCD-KL4C includes these proteins:
- a CDS encoding pyridoxal phosphate-dependent aminotransferase produces the protein MKLLSSQVADYLDHSSWIRKMFETGMNLKKKFGEDAVCDFSLGNPDVPAPAAIADGLKEIAGCAGKPFTFGYMPNAGYPSLREKMAKHISQEQGVKVEASDIVVTCGAAGAINALYRAILEPGDQLICPAPYFVEYGFYAQNSGGELVTVPSKPLTFELDFDGIEKAINEKTRVVLINSPNNPTGVVYSKEDLERLAEILKKANIGRERPIFLVADEPYRFLAFDGIDVPSVLPLYPYSIVVSSFSKNLSLAGERIGYALLNPDMPEKETLLAGLILTNRILGFVNAPAVGQKLLEKALGSEVDKNIYLERRDAMANVLNEAGYSYTMPKGAFYFFPAAPGGDDVKFCAVLQEEKILAVPGTGFGYPGYIRLAFCVGVDVIERSREGFKKAIAQF, from the coding sequence ATGAAATTGCTCTCAAGTCAGGTTGCAGATTACCTCGACCACTCATCCTGGATTCGTAAAATGTTCGAAACCGGAATGAATTTAAAGAAAAAATTTGGTGAAGACGCAGTATGTGATTTTTCTCTCGGCAACCCTGATGTTCCGGCTCCGGCTGCAATAGCTGACGGACTCAAAGAAATCGCAGGATGTGCGGGAAAACCTTTTACATTCGGATATATGCCCAATGCCGGATACCCTTCCTTGCGCGAAAAAATGGCAAAACATATTTCGCAGGAACAAGGTGTTAAGGTTGAAGCAAGCGATATCGTCGTAACCTGCGGCGCGGCAGGAGCAATCAATGCTCTCTATCGCGCTATTCTTGAACCAGGTGATCAACTTATTTGCCCTGCTCCTTACTTTGTAGAGTACGGATTCTATGCTCAAAACTCCGGCGGAGAACTGGTTACAGTTCCATCCAAACCGCTGACTTTTGAGCTGGACTTTGACGGAATTGAAAAAGCCATCAATGAAAAAACCCGAGTTGTTCTGATAAATTCTCCGAACAATCCTACTGGTGTTGTTTACTCCAAAGAAGATCTTGAACGCCTCGCAGAAATTCTAAAAAAAGCAAACATCGGCCGCGAAAGACCTATCTTTTTGGTTGCTGACGAACCATACAGATTCCTAGCATTTGACGGAATCGACGTTCCTTCGGTCCTGCCACTTTACCCATACAGCATTGTGGTAAGTTCTTTTTCAAAAAACCTGTCACTGGCAGGAGAAAGAATCGGCTACGCACTACTCAACCCGGATATGCCTGAAAAAGAAACCCTGCTTGCAGGTCTAATTCTTACCAACCGCATTCTTGGTTTTGTCAATGCGCCGGCTGTCGGCCAAAAACTGCTTGAAAAAGCTCTTGGATCTGAAGTTGATAAGAATATTTACCTCGAAAGACGCGATGCAATGGCTAATGTCCTCAACGAGGCAGGCTATTCATACACAATGCCTAAAGGTGCATTCTACTTCTTCCCGGCCGCTCCTGGAGGAGATGATGTAAAATTCTGCGCAGTACTTCAGGAAGAAAAGATTCTTGCAGTTCCCGGCACAGGATTCGGTTACCCCGGATACATCAGGCTTGCTTTCTGCGTAGGCGTAGACGTTATTGAACGTTCACGCGAAGGTTTCAAGAAAGCTATCGCACAATTTTAA
- a CDS encoding DEAD/DEAH box helicase: MKNSKDDHQIGEELKNNYAHQEPDKVVEPEEALLELSIEDLPDSIKQALEKTGWNSLTPVQSKSLPYQLDRIDLMVQARTGSGKTGAFVLPLLEKIDPSLHRTQALILVPTRELARQVEREAEVIFKDTGIRVLSVYGGVGYGRQREELEKGAHMVVGTPGRILDHLMKRTLSLRDIRTLIFDEADRMLSIGFYPDMQQVKSYLPNRPISTYMFSATFPEHVLRLSKEFMYNPQLLSLSSKHVHVAEIEHAYYEVPAMGRERQLMRVLEMENPTSAIIFCNTKADVNFVTAVLNNFGFNAGELTSDLSQSKRESILGDLRSGKIKFLVATDIAARGIDVPDLSHVILYEPPEDKESYIHRAGRTGRAGSSGIAISLVDVIQKLELQRIAATYSINFDCRTLPDDKEVLKTINERLTNILESKYRSTTILEKERINRYKDLVRQLAEDDEQCTLVGMLMDELYQNSLHARPPQPPSENQTASKNKRKARPPRSGKRSGGPKRGGRPQGRNSGGNDRY, translated from the coding sequence ATGAAAAATTCGAAAGATGACCACCAAATAGGCGAAGAGTTAAAAAACAACTACGCCCATCAAGAACCTGATAAAGTGGTCGAACCGGAAGAAGCTCTGTTAGAACTTTCCATCGAAGACCTGCCGGACTCAATCAAACAAGCTTTGGAAAAAACCGGATGGAACAGCCTGACTCCGGTTCAATCAAAATCTCTCCCTTACCAATTAGACCGAATTGACCTGATGGTTCAGGCAAGAACAGGAAGCGGAAAAACAGGCGCATTTGTGCTGCCGCTGCTTGAAAAAATAGATCCTTCACTTCACCGAACACAAGCCTTAATATTAGTTCCAACACGAGAACTTGCCAGACAGGTTGAACGTGAAGCTGAAGTAATTTTCAAAGATACAGGAATCAGAGTTCTCTCCGTATATGGCGGAGTAGGATACGGCAGACAGAGGGAAGAGCTGGAAAAAGGAGCCCACATGGTTGTGGGAACTCCCGGTCGAATTTTAGATCACCTGATGAAAAGAACTTTATCCCTGCGAGATATAAGAACACTGATTTTCGACGAAGCTGACCGGATGCTTTCAATCGGTTTTTACCCCGATATGCAACAGGTAAAATCCTATCTTCCGAACCGCCCTATCAGCACCTACATGTTTTCAGCCACCTTCCCTGAACACGTACTTAGACTCTCAAAAGAGTTTATGTACAACCCTCAGCTTCTAAGTCTCAGCAGTAAACATGTTCATGTGGCAGAAATAGAACACGCATATTACGAAGTTCCAGCCATGGGCCGCGAAAGACAGCTCATGCGAGTTCTCGAAATGGAAAACCCCACCTCAGCCATCATTTTCTGCAATACCAAAGCTGATGTAAACTTTGTAACGGCTGTACTGAACAACTTTGGATTCAATGCCGGAGAATTAACTTCAGACCTTTCGCAAAGCAAACGGGAAAGTATTCTGGGAGACTTAAGATCCGGCAAAATAAAATTTCTAGTGGCAACTGACATTGCGGCACGCGGAATTGACGTTCCTGATCTATCGCATGTCATTTTATATGAACCGCCTGAAGATAAAGAGTCTTACATCCACAGAGCCGGTCGCACAGGAAGAGCAGGATCATCTGGAATCGCAATTTCTCTTGTTGATGTTATTCAAAAACTGGAACTGCAACGCATTGCTGCAACTTATAGTATTAACTTTGACTGCCGCACTCTGCCGGATGATAAAGAGGTTTTAAAGACTATCAATGAAAGGCTTACCAATATTCTGGAAAGCAAATACCGCTCAACAACTATTCTTGAAAAAGAGCGCATCAACCGCTACAAAGACCTTGTACGCCAGCTTGCGGAAGATGATGAGCAATGTACACTGGTAGGAATGCTCATGGATGAACTTTATCAGAACTCCCTCCACGCCCGCCCGCCGCAGCCGCCATCTGAAAATCAGACAGCAAGCAAGAACAAACGGAAAGCAAGACCTCCAAGGTCAGGAAAACGTTCCGGCGGACCTAAAAGAGGTGGTAGACCGCAAGGCAGAAATTCCGGCGGAAATGACAGATACTAA
- a CDS encoding MauE/DoxX family redox-associated membrane protein, producing MLEKLMSERVYFIIRCLLSAVFFYAGTTKLLDTNGFASVISGYGLLPDSLVYFAAVSLPVAEFLIAIGLICDFKGSLSLYLIFLLIFMGVLAHGISMGLDVDCGCFAPGDAEGKVYHSLWEALFRDLFLVFGCAYLYWLRVVKEYKPRSVFPFILKK from the coding sequence ATGCTTGAAAAACTTATGTCTGAGCGAGTTTATTTCATTATAAGATGCCTTCTGTCTGCTGTATTTTTCTATGCAGGGACGACGAAGTTGCTGGACACTAATGGTTTTGCCTCGGTTATAAGTGGATATGGTCTTTTGCCTGATTCCCTCGTTTATTTTGCCGCTGTTTCTCTTCCGGTTGCGGAATTTTTGATTGCAATCGGTCTTATCTGTGATTTTAAGGGTTCTTTATCTCTCTACTTAATTTTCCTGCTCATATTTATGGGTGTTCTTGCCCACGGAATAAGTATGGGGCTTGATGTTGACTGTGGTTGCTTTGCTCCCGGGGATGCTGAAGGCAAGGTGTATCATTCTCTTTGGGAAGCTTTATTCAGGGATTTGTTTTTGGTGTTTGGGTGTGCTTATCTTTATTGGCTTAGAGTGGTGAAGGAGTACAAACCTCGGTCTGTATTTCCCTTTATTCTTAAAAAATGA